Proteins co-encoded in one Candidatus Polarisedimenticolia bacterium genomic window:
- a CDS encoding aldolase/citrate lyase family protein: MASTELEAGEVATPATPELPNGFLEFLAGLRSQFEPRRTALLESRARVLAAAHAGSLPGYLPVSEARTASWRIELPDWSLDQRNQITGPADNPKLLIAMCNTADPGCMPDGEDSITTQWDHVRAAQENTVAAIRGELAWTDPESGRIHEIRSSRQLMFYRPRGLHLAEGRVVPHEEVSASLFDLAVVFFRTAAERRAVAKDPSAQRKLCFYLPKTESAEEARWWSDLIAAMEEAVGLPVGTTKVMFLIESLPAALQIEEILHESRRHAIGLNLGRWDYMASLLHYKLADPEWILPDRNTIPHDIPFFQNVRLRLVDVCHRRGALAIGGMTALFPDRKNAELNRIALERLAVDKSNEAAAGFDGAWTGHPDQHEGAIRQFPSPNQIGVTHPEAPAEPQLTPNPRGVGHVSLAGTRDAVRTVIEYRFGVLSGLGARLIRGFDHHGNLIGGFMEDLATDRIYRLMIAQRIRHGVATEEGAAITLELVSRLFDEELEKILASAGPDEAGVARRYRRARELSEAMIRRGEF, from the coding sequence ATGGCATCCACGGAGCTCGAAGCCGGCGAAGTCGCGACCCCCGCGACCCCCGAACTCCCCAACGGCTTCCTGGAGTTTCTCGCCGGTCTCCGAAGCCAGTTCGAGCCGCGGCGCACGGCCCTTCTGGAATCCCGCGCCCGGGTGCTCGCCGCCGCGCACGCAGGATCGCTTCCGGGCTACCTGCCCGTTTCGGAAGCCCGGACGGCCAGCTGGCGGATCGAGCTTCCCGATTGGTCCCTGGACCAGCGCAATCAGATTACCGGCCCGGCCGACAATCCCAAGCTCCTGATCGCCATGTGCAACACCGCCGACCCCGGCTGCATGCCCGACGGGGAAGACTCCATCACGACCCAATGGGACCACGTGCGGGCGGCCCAGGAGAACACCGTCGCCGCCATCCGCGGCGAGCTGGCGTGGACCGACCCCGAGTCGGGAAGAATTCACGAGATTCGCTCCAGCCGCCAGCTCATGTTCTACCGCCCCCGGGGGCTGCACCTCGCGGAAGGCCGGGTGGTGCCGCACGAGGAGGTCTCCGCCTCGCTGTTCGATCTCGCCGTGGTCTTCTTCCGGACCGCCGCCGAGCGGCGGGCGGTCGCCAAGGACCCCTCCGCGCAACGCAAGCTCTGCTTCTATCTCCCCAAGACCGAATCGGCGGAGGAGGCGAGGTGGTGGAGCGACCTGATCGCGGCCATGGAGGAAGCGGTGGGCCTCCCGGTCGGGACCACGAAGGTGATGTTCCTGATCGAATCGCTCCCCGCGGCCTTGCAAATCGAGGAGATCCTCCACGAGTCGCGCCGCCACGCGATCGGTCTGAACCTGGGGCGCTGGGACTACATGGCGAGCCTGCTCCATTACAAGCTGGCCGACCCGGAGTGGATTCTCCCGGATCGAAACACGATTCCCCACGACATCCCTTTCTTCCAGAACGTCCGGCTCCGGCTGGTCGACGTGTGCCACCGCCGCGGGGCCCTCGCCATCGGCGGCATGACCGCGCTCTTCCCGGATCGCAAGAACGCGGAGCTGAACCGGATCGCCCTGGAGCGCCTCGCTGTCGACAAGAGCAACGAAGCGGCGGCGGGGTTCGACGGCGCCTGGACCGGACACCCCGACCAGCACGAAGGGGCGATCCGGCAGTTCCCGTCCCCCAACCAGATCGGCGTGACCCATCCGGAAGCTCCCGCCGAGCCCCAGTTGACGCCGAACCCCCGGGGCGTGGGGCACGTCAGCCTGGCCGGGACGCGCGACGCGGTGCGGACGGTGATCGAATACCGCTTCGGAGTGCTCTCGGGACTGGGAGCGCGGCTGATCCGCGGCTTCGACCATCACGGAAACCTGATCGGGGGGTTCATGGAGGATCTCGCCACCGATCGGATCTACCGGCTGATGATCGCCCAGAGGATCCGGCACGGCGTGGCGACGGAGGAGGGAGCGGCGATCACGCTGGAGCTCGTCAGCCGGCTGTTCGACGAGGAGTTGGAGAAGATTCTCGCGTCCGCGGGCCCGGACGAGGCAGGCGTGGCGCGACGCTATCGCCGGGCGCGCGAGCTGTCGGAAGCGATGATTCGGCGGGGCGAATTCTAA
- a CDS encoding isocitrate lyase/phosphoenolpyruvate mutase family protein, whose protein sequence is MGLEVEAAVSEAGVEVAVGAAEERTWRYPEEEVARLFAPPEGIDPCLKLRAMLRERFEKRHSDPRNSFTHTAGAFDALTASMLTRVGFDAIYASGWQLAVAHSMYPDIGIYPSHSMVDLVRELIRGVEGTRDTHFYDTGGEILNVPPIFADIEAGFGGPTQTFTLTRELIRAGVAGVHLEDQDPAERTCGHIVAHHGKKRPKVLVETRRWIEKLIAIRAAAQAAGKDVVIIARTDAVDGAVPGGREPGIRNAIERGLEAASLGIVDVIWPEFNDTLLDGPRQFAEAIHERYPNQMLGFNLSPSLHWGKAKQGGTLLTNADLGKLGYALQFCTLLAFRSSGMALERALRAFRTSGLEALADLQISEVAEPGLEPVTRKHQAFAGTDRWLTFEKVAKDGRK, encoded by the coding sequence ATGGGACTGGAGGTGGAAGCGGCGGTGAGCGAAGCGGGGGTGGAAGTGGCGGTCGGCGCGGCGGAGGAACGGACCTGGAGATATCCCGAGGAAGAGGTGGCGCGGCTCTTCGCGCCGCCGGAAGGGATCGACCCCTGCCTGAAGCTGCGCGCCATGCTGCGGGAGCGTTTCGAGAAGCGGCACTCGGATCCGCGCAACTCCTTCACGCACACCGCGGGCGCTTTCGACGCCCTGACCGCCTCGATGCTCACCCGGGTCGGGTTCGACGCCATCTACGCGAGCGGCTGGCAGCTGGCCGTCGCCCACAGCATGTATCCCGACATCGGGATCTATCCCTCGCATTCGATGGTGGATCTCGTCCGCGAGCTGATCCGCGGCGTCGAGGGGACCCGCGACACGCATTTCTACGACACCGGCGGCGAGATCCTCAACGTCCCTCCCATCTTCGCCGACATCGAGGCCGGGTTCGGAGGGCCCACCCAGACCTTCACCCTCACCCGGGAGCTGATCCGCGCCGGCGTCGCCGGGGTGCACCTGGAAGATCAGGACCCCGCGGAGCGCACTTGCGGCCACATCGTCGCCCATCACGGCAAGAAGCGGCCCAAAGTGCTGGTCGAGACGCGCCGCTGGATCGAGAAACTGATCGCCATCCGCGCGGCGGCCCAGGCCGCCGGCAAGGACGTCGTGATCATCGCCCGCACCGACGCGGTCGACGGCGCCGTCCCGGGGGGACGTGAGCCCGGGATCCGCAACGCCATCGAGCGCGGCCTCGAGGCCGCCTCGCTCGGCATCGTCGACGTGATCTGGCCGGAGTTCAACGACACGCTCCTGGACGGTCCCCGGCAGTTCGCCGAGGCGATCCACGAGCGCTATCCGAACCAGATGCTCGGCTTCAACCTCTCCCCGTCGTTGCACTGGGGCAAGGCGAAGCAGGGCGGAACGCTCCTGACCAACGCCGATCTCGGAAAGCTCGGCTACGCGCTGCAGTTCTGCACGCTGCTCGCCTTCCGGTCCAGCGGCATGGCGCTGGAGCGCGCCCTGAGGGCGTTCCGCACCAGCGGGCTGGAGGCGCTGGCCGACCTGCAGATCAGCGAGGTGGCGGAGCCCGGGCTGGAGCCCGTGACCCGGAAGCACCAGGCCTTCGCGGGGACCGATCGCTGGCTGACGTTCGAGAAGGTTGCGAAGGACGGCCGGAAGTAG
- a CDS encoding N-acetylmuramoyl-L-alanine amidase: MPHPIQLPVRSAAAASALAILLAALAAGAAELGEGEVGVRIQNLPLATRVILEFPARPAYQILRQADRVTLTLQGSFRSIPFKSKRLDDPVLDRFKLDRGSRQTDLLFFTGPEFGSVSSFEMTSPFRLVIDFQRRAGVPGPSPLGAGARAAPGAEPPPRLPEQEPPGRAPVPEGPTARSIPVPTKKPGIQVIVVDAGHGGSETGAKGPTGLLEKDVTLDVARRIQAGLSRKLGVNVILTREGDKQVPLDERTAIANHERADLFLSIHVNASRAKEARGAETYFLSYQATDDESRALAALENNTLGVAAPPGNSNLGMVLWDLAQSQFLSESSQLAETIQQNLNDALRIESRGVKQAPFRVLMGATMPAVLVEIGFITNGEEEARLKEGVYRDRIAAAIVDSVAAFKERSEKQLGLR, encoded by the coding sequence TTGCCACATCCGATTCAGCTCCCTGTCCGGTCCGCGGCGGCGGCGTCCGCCCTCGCGATCCTGCTGGCTGCGCTCGCCGCGGGGGCGGCGGAGCTGGGCGAGGGCGAAGTCGGGGTGCGGATCCAGAATCTGCCGCTTGCGACCCGCGTCATCCTGGAGTTCCCGGCGCGCCCCGCCTACCAGATTCTCCGCCAGGCCGATCGCGTCACCCTGACTCTCCAGGGATCTTTCCGATCGATTCCCTTCAAGTCGAAGAGGCTGGACGATCCCGTGCTCGATCGCTTCAAGCTCGATCGCGGCTCGCGCCAGACCGATCTCCTTTTCTTCACCGGGCCCGAGTTCGGATCGGTGAGCTCCTTCGAGATGACCTCCCCCTTCCGCCTGGTCATCGATTTTCAGCGGCGCGCCGGTGTCCCGGGCCCCTCGCCGCTCGGCGCGGGCGCGCGCGCCGCGCCGGGGGCGGAGCCGCCGCCGCGCCTACCCGAGCAGGAGCCGCCGGGGCGCGCGCCCGTCCCGGAGGGCCCGACGGCGCGGAGCATCCCGGTGCCGACGAAGAAGCCCGGGATCCAGGTGATCGTGGTCGACGCGGGCCACGGGGGAAGCGAGACCGGGGCGAAAGGCCCGACCGGCCTGCTCGAGAAGGACGTGACGCTCGACGTCGCCCGCCGGATCCAGGCCGGCCTGAGCCGCAAGCTCGGGGTGAACGTGATCCTCACGCGGGAAGGGGACAAGCAGGTGCCGCTCGACGAGCGCACCGCCATCGCCAATCACGAGCGCGCCGATCTCTTCCTGTCGATCCACGTCAACGCCTCGCGCGCGAAAGAGGCCCGCGGCGCCGAGACCTATTTCCTCTCCTACCAGGCGACGGACGACGAATCCCGCGCCCTGGCCGCGCTGGAGAACAACACCCTGGGCGTGGCGGCCCCCCCCGGCAATTCGAACCTCGGGATGGTGCTCTGGGATCTCGCGCAGTCGCAATTCCTTTCCGAGAGCAGCCAGCTGGCCGAGACGATCCAGCAGAACCTGAACGACGCGCTGCGCATCGAGAGCCGCGGCGTCAAGCAGGCGCCGTTCCGGGTGCTGATGGGGGCCACGATGCCCGCCGTCCTGGTGGAGATCGGGTTCATCACCAACGGCGAAGAAGAGGCGAGGCTCAAGGAAGGGGTCTACCGGGACCGCATCGCCGCGGCCATCGTCGATAGCGTCGCCGCCTTCAAGGAACGCTCCGAAAAACAGCTGGGACTGCGATGA
- a CDS encoding GerMN domain-containing protein, whose amino-acid sequence MKPRDKAFLLGAMVLSVSLIAAAMLWKVDSRKAATPAPAPTPEQAASPETPALSRSPVEGSEQNQREVTLFFQAQGGVDLQGEKRKIFLTDTVTDQARQTIKELIDGPRESLLPTIPSAAELREVYLAADGTAYVDFSRAFVDAHPGGSSGEIDTVFSLVDTLTFNFPEIKRVKILVEGEERSTLREHLDLTRAYLPDMSIVSQKEGP is encoded by the coding sequence ATGAAGCCCCGCGACAAGGCGTTCCTCCTGGGCGCGATGGTCCTCTCCGTCTCGCTGATCGCCGCAGCGATGCTCTGGAAGGTCGACTCGCGCAAGGCCGCGACGCCGGCTCCCGCGCCCACTCCGGAGCAGGCCGCGTCCCCCGAGACGCCGGCCCTGAGCCGCTCCCCGGTCGAAGGCTCCGAGCAAAACCAGCGGGAGGTCACGCTCTTCTTCCAGGCGCAGGGCGGAGTCGATCTGCAAGGCGAGAAGCGGAAGATCTTTCTGACCGACACCGTGACCGATCAAGCCCGCCAGACGATCAAGGAGCTGATCGACGGACCCCGGGAGTCGCTGCTGCCCACGATCCCGTCCGCGGCGGAGCTGCGGGAGGTCTACCTGGCGGCCGACGGGACCGCCTACGTCGACTTCTCCCGGGCGTTCGTCGACGCGCATCCCGGCGGCTCCTCGGGAGAGATCGACACCGTCTTCTCGCTCGTCGACACCCTCACCTTCAATTTCCCGGAGATCAAGCGGGTCAAGATTCTCGTGGAAGGGGAGGAGCGCAGCACCCTGCGGGAGCACCTGGACCTGACCCGAGCCTATCTCCCCGACATGTCGATCGTCTCGCAGAAGGAGGGGCCCTGA